The following proteins are co-located in the Paludibaculum fermentans genome:
- a CDS encoding MSCRAMM family protein, with protein sequence MVRSLVVFLLTASAFAPSLAACSCGPGAEAPACSRVGSRSVIFAGRVVFSNDDGSGRFDQGTLIRFTVEEAFQGLPEGTTEVWIDPSSYTSCYHNFPVGGRYLMFASGPLTQRPPSAATKSAWRDSLGRPKPMPPGFDADHPPLIYVTGGCSGSRSADRALSDLQWLREWRAGRTTTRLYGRILEHYSRFSSPFHEPPLAGVTVTAQGENGAYTATSNANGEYEITGIPAGRYAFSASLENYSFSWGTISIQVAPGGCAYLDAGLFTTGRIAGKALSSDGKPEAGLEVQVARLLADGKVRYDLSQSIVTGAQGEFEFKDLSSGDFLLGVNLTERPTPALPFATTYFPGTPNRDSAQLIRLNPSEQREGLILRLPARLQPRTVQVTVRWPGGSPASNVRVAVFLRNEGHSAGVEDLKYDATVSLPCLKGLEYQIRARAFIDDDPKQRNRRIADGEVSLPAGDDPAQLTIILDKPGVI encoded by the coding sequence ATGGTCAGATCTCTCGTTGTATTCCTTCTCACAGCCTCCGCTTTCGCTCCGTCCCTCGCGGCTTGTTCCTGCGGCCCTGGCGCCGAGGCGCCGGCGTGTTCGCGCGTCGGTTCGCGATCGGTCATCTTCGCCGGGCGAGTCGTCTTTTCCAATGACGACGGATCGGGCCGCTTTGACCAGGGCACGTTAATCCGGTTCACCGTCGAGGAAGCCTTCCAGGGTCTGCCGGAAGGGACAACTGAGGTGTGGATCGACCCCAGCAGCTACACAAGCTGTTATCACAACTTTCCGGTCGGCGGCCGTTACCTCATGTTCGCTTCGGGTCCCTTGACGCAGCGCCCTCCTTCCGCTGCCACTAAGTCGGCATGGCGGGATTCACTCGGACGTCCCAAGCCGATGCCGCCAGGTTTTGATGCGGATCATCCACCCTTGATCTATGTCACAGGGGGTTGCTCCGGCTCCCGCTCTGCCGACAGGGCGCTGAGCGATCTGCAGTGGCTCCGGGAATGGCGCGCAGGCAGAACTACGACCCGGCTCTACGGACGGATTCTGGAACACTACAGCCGGTTTTCCAGCCCATTTCATGAGCCTCCACTGGCCGGGGTAACGGTCACGGCACAGGGTGAGAACGGGGCCTACACCGCCACATCCAACGCGAATGGGGAATACGAGATCACCGGTATCCCGGCAGGCCGCTACGCGTTTTCCGCTAGCCTCGAGAACTATAGCTTCTCCTGGGGGACAATCTCGATTCAGGTCGCCCCTGGCGGCTGCGCTTATCTCGATGCCGGGCTCTTCACAACGGGCCGCATTGCGGGAAAAGCGCTCAGCTCGGATGGCAAGCCCGAAGCCGGCCTGGAAGTACAGGTCGCCCGGCTACTGGCTGATGGGAAGGTGCGATACGACTTGAGCCAGTCCATCGTCACTGGAGCGCAAGGGGAGTTTGAGTTTAAGGATCTTTCCAGTGGTGACTTTCTGCTGGGTGTCAACCTCACCGAGCGGCCTACGCCAGCTTTGCCATTTGCAACGACATACTTCCCAGGTACGCCGAATCGCGATTCCGCCCAACTCATTCGACTGAACCCGTCCGAACAGAGGGAGGGGCTCATCTTGCGGTTGCCTGCACGGCTGCAGCCACGCACTGTGCAGGTCACAGTCAGGTGGCCGGGTGGCAGTCCTGCCTCGAACGTGCGCGTAGCCGTATTTCTCAGGAATGAAGGCCACTCCGCGGGCGTTGAGGATTTGAAGTACGATGCAACGGTCAGCTTGCCCTGCTTGAAGGGGCTTGAGTACCAGATTCGTGCCCGCGCCTTCATCGACGATGATCCGAAACAGAGGAATCGGCGCATTGCGGATGGTGAGGTTTCGCTGCCGGCGGGTGACGACCCCGCCCAACTCACCATCATTCTCGACAAGCCCGGCGTCATCTAG
- a CDS encoding cupin domain-containing protein, translating to MRSNFLWLALAAFSVAVPPGLAQKAEQVKSVFQHALPNAEGKSMVAVVVTYPPGAKSPAHHHAGSAFIYAYVLSGSIRSQVDDQPAKVFRAGEGFYEPPGAHHRISENASDKAPASLLAVFVVDSKDTPLTIPDPK from the coding sequence ATGCGCTCAAACTTCTTATGGCTCGCGCTAGCGGCCTTTTCGGTAGCAGTTCCCCCCGGACTGGCGCAGAAGGCCGAGCAGGTGAAATCTGTCTTCCAACACGCCCTCCCCAACGCCGAAGGGAAGTCAATGGTTGCCGTCGTCGTCACCTACCCACCCGGAGCCAAGTCGCCGGCTCATCACCATGCCGGGTCCGCGTTCATCTATGCCTACGTGTTGTCAGGCTCCATCCGCAGCCAGGTGGACGATCAGCCCGCGAAAGTCTTTCGTGCCGGCGAGGGCTTCTACGAACCACCTGGCGCCCATCACCGCATCAGTGAGAATGCCAGCGACAAGGCTCCCGCCAGCCTGTTGGCTGTCTTCGTTGTCGATTCCAAGGACACTCCGCTGACCATACCCGACCCGAAGTAA
- a CDS encoding HD domain-containing protein encodes MSVFNSALAIPDSLLAKEATQTLREHAIDLLFNHSTRVYLFAAEQGRQQKRCFDPELLYVPAAFHDLGLTGKFSSPHERFEVDGANAARQFLSAHKVPEDQIQTAWQAIALHTTPGITHHMRPEIALLYSGAGLEVLGKGFEEFPSDLCHDIVAKYPRKHFKEGFLETYFAGFAHKPEPTYGTVNAAVCQRFIPGFQNPNMCESILESPFPDSK; translated from the coding sequence ATGTCAGTCTTCAATTCAGCCCTGGCCATTCCCGATTCCTTGCTCGCGAAGGAGGCCACGCAGACCCTGCGGGAGCATGCCATCGACCTGCTCTTCAATCACTCCACGCGCGTCTACCTTTTCGCCGCCGAGCAGGGCCGTCAGCAGAAGCGCTGCTTCGACCCGGAACTGCTCTATGTCCCCGCCGCATTTCACGATCTGGGTCTTACCGGTAAATTCTCCAGTCCCCACGAACGCTTTGAAGTCGACGGCGCAAACGCCGCGCGTCAGTTCCTCTCCGCGCACAAGGTCCCCGAGGATCAGATTCAAACCGCATGGCAGGCGATCGCCCTGCACACCACCCCGGGGATCACACACCACATGCGCCCCGAAATCGCACTGCTGTATTCGGGTGCCGGCCTCGAAGTCCTCGGGAAAGGGTTCGAAGAGTTTCCTTCGGACCTGTGCCACGATATCGTAGCGAAATACCCGCGCAAGCACTTCAAGGAAGGCTTTCTCGAGACCTATTTCGCGGGCTTTGCGCACAAGCCGGAGCCCACATACGGCACCGTGAACGCGGCTGTCTGTCAGCGCTTTATCCCCGGCTTTCAGAACCCAAACATGTGTGAGTCGATTCTTGAGTCTCCCTTTCCCGATTCGAAATAG
- a CDS encoding helix-turn-helix domain-containing protein, whose amino-acid sequence MLSHQAVTSKPLRELQGWMLRNLREDLTVEKLTGRIGMSPRHFTRVCLRETNMNPGQFVDRMRVEAAQQMIDNSDLGLKEIADRCGFGSADAMRRTFSRVLHVTAGQYKERFRRPLPADGAMS is encoded by the coding sequence ATGCTCTCTCACCAGGCAGTGACCTCCAAGCCACTGCGCGAACTGCAGGGCTGGATGCTGCGGAATCTGCGCGAAGATCTTACGGTGGAAAAGCTTACTGGCCGCATCGGCATGAGTCCCCGGCACTTCACGCGCGTCTGCCTACGCGAAACCAACATGAATCCGGGTCAGTTCGTCGACAGGATGCGCGTGGAAGCCGCCCAACAGATGATCGACAACTCGGACCTCGGCCTCAAGGAGATCGCCGACCGCTGCGGCTTCGGATCAGCCGATGCCATGCGCCGGACCTTCTCGCGCGTGCTCCACGTGACCGCTGGACAATACAAGGAACGCTTCCGGCGGCCGCTGCCCGCCGACGGGGCCATGTCCTAA
- a CDS encoding SDR family oxidoreductase — protein MSETQLKTNERTALRGSTWFITGIGRGLGRHIALEVLRGGGRVAGTVRSRAHAEELHRQFPGQLWTAELDLSDFAKIPATFQAAAAHFGRIHAVVNNAAYSLLGAAEELELEAINHIIATNMTGSIELARAAVAHMRPLGGGRLLQVSSSAGQAAFAGLSLYCATKWGIEGFIESLAQEVAGFGIQTTLVEPGTIRTDFGSSGVLSPELDAYRDGPVGMMRQMATGGYLAPGDPAKMAKAIVATFEAEAAPPRLALGQDAYGYIKAALLSRLDQLEKYKVVDTDCDPAPDAAVSGQ, from the coding sequence ATGAGTGAAACACAACTGAAGACAAACGAACGCACCGCCCTGCGGGGCTCCACCTGGTTCATCACGGGCATCGGCCGTGGTTTGGGCCGCCACATCGCCCTGGAGGTGCTGCGCGGTGGCGGCCGTGTAGCCGGCACGGTCCGCAGCCGGGCGCACGCCGAAGAGTTGCACCGGCAGTTCCCGGGCCAGCTTTGGACAGCGGAGCTCGACTTGTCGGATTTCGCCAAAATCCCAGCGACCTTCCAGGCGGCTGCCGCGCACTTCGGCCGCATCCATGCTGTTGTGAACAATGCCGCCTACAGCCTGCTGGGCGCAGCGGAGGAGCTCGAACTCGAAGCCATCAACCACATTATTGCCACCAACATGACAGGTTCGATCGAACTGGCGCGGGCCGCGGTGGCGCACATGCGGCCGCTGGGCGGGGGCCGTCTGCTCCAGGTTTCCAGCAGCGCCGGTCAGGCAGCCTTCGCCGGCCTGTCTTTGTACTGCGCCACCAAGTGGGGCATTGAAGGCTTCATCGAATCGCTTGCCCAGGAGGTTGCCGGATTCGGAATCCAGACGACCCTGGTGGAGCCCGGCACGATCCGGACGGACTTCGGCTCCTCGGGCGTGCTGAGTCCGGAGCTCGATGCCTATCGCGACGGCCCGGTGGGCATGATGCGGCAGATGGCAACCGGCGGCTACCTGGCTCCGGGCGATCCGGCGAAGATGGCCAAAGCGATTGTCGCCACATTCGAAGCCGAAGCCGCCCCGCCGCGCCTCGCGCTGGGCCAGGACGCCTATGGTTACATCAAGGCCGCGCTGTTGAGCCGCCTGGATCAACTGGAAAAGTACAAGGTTGTCGACACCGACTGCGACCCGGCGCCCGATGCAGCGGTCTCCGGCCAGTAA
- a CDS encoding AraC family transcriptional regulator: MGRDAKSLLNEARRILARHCRQDGLAMQVLPGLHLMRFGWKSQPLVSTQFPCMALVLQGAKSVEFGTVHLEYGEGQYLLTSIDVPATSRIVHASRTQPLLAIGVDLDLLELDQLVQRCGDLPRLPPQPGISIFEADCDLLEAVVRLLRLLDTPQHAGPLAPLVRQEILYRLLTGAAGARLLEICRDGSPSNRIASATRWIQQHYAEGFLVADLAHHLGMSPTSLHQHFKAVTGLTPIQYQRRIRLQEARKSLLLESLNIGEASVRAGYESHSQFSKDYRRYFGRLPKDDLAAHSRGAVPLQAYLPETAAQA, translated from the coding sequence ATGGGGCGCGACGCGAAATCACTGCTCAATGAGGCCAGGCGGATCCTGGCGCGCCATTGCCGCCAGGACGGCCTTGCCATGCAGGTTCTGCCCGGCCTGCACCTGATGCGCTTCGGCTGGAAGAGCCAACCGCTGGTCTCGACCCAGTTCCCCTGCATGGCGCTGGTGCTGCAAGGCGCCAAGAGCGTGGAATTCGGGACGGTCCATCTCGAATATGGGGAGGGACAGTACCTGCTGACCTCGATTGACGTACCCGCCACCTCGCGGATCGTCCATGCCAGCCGGACGCAACCGCTGCTGGCCATCGGCGTGGATCTCGACCTGCTGGAACTCGACCAATTGGTGCAGCGCTGCGGCGACCTCCCGCGCCTGCCTCCGCAGCCGGGGATCAGCATCTTCGAAGCCGATTGCGATCTACTGGAGGCCGTGGTGCGGCTGCTGCGCCTACTGGATACTCCGCAACATGCGGGGCCCCTGGCTCCGCTGGTGCGGCAGGAGATCCTCTACCGCCTGCTGACTGGCGCCGCGGGCGCACGCCTGCTGGAGATCTGCCGTGATGGCAGCCCTTCCAACCGGATTGCTTCGGCCACCCGGTGGATCCAGCAGCACTACGCAGAAGGGTTCCTGGTGGCCGATCTCGCTCATCATCTCGGCATGAGCCCGACCTCGCTCCACCAGCACTTCAAGGCGGTCACGGGCCTGACCCCGATTCAGTACCAGCGGCGCATCCGGCTGCAGGAGGCGCGCAAGAGCCTGTTGCTGGAGTCGCTCAACATCGGCGAAGCCAGCGTGCGGGCCGGGTATGAGAGCCACTCGCAGTTCAGCAAGGACTATCGCCGGTACTTTGGCCGCCTGCCCAAGGACGACCTGGCTGCGCACTCACGCGGAGCGGTGCCGCTGCAGGCATATTTACCGGAAACCGCAGCACAGGCTTAA
- a CDS encoding DUF3857 domain-containing protein: MLSRTLLPVAAFAILAPGLLQAADETPAWLKELSTVTLPNYPAKVNNVVLLNEEHTAMAETGRLTTTTRTAIKILNPQGGDVAFFDSYDSVSGKVRDFRAWMLPPSGKIKKYGKDEIVDVACAGNDIYNECRRRFVSGKRDAEPGAIFAYESVIEYQSFANQISFHFQDGTPVRLARFRVTVPAGWEVRSKAFNGAPKETLADGSYTWHMENLPAMEPEPASPSFLSVAPWVGVNLVGPGGKHPVLSWTDAAGLLAELNDAQSDPGELITAKARSLVEGATTEMDKIRAIGRFTQQVNYVSVQTNLAKGGGYRPHAAEQVFKKLYGDCKDKVNLTRAMLRAVGITSYPVAIYSGDRTHVTQEWPSLGAFNHAISAIRVAPETREPAVLEHPKLGRLLFFDPTDPYVKPGFLPDHEQDSFALVGAPVDGGLVRAPSAPPVAAAHDRFVEAVLTADGAIEGKFTDKRTGEALAGAVGEYRSLGKTDYEKRMERWVGRSVQGATSSGLEVEDSAGQFVVRGRFASPHFAQRPQPRMLIFKAGLLEYDDWRLVSKTRKYPIVVDTDALSETVRVQIPAEFKVDELPSPIHIDSPYGKYEAAWTQEGQAIQFRRTLELPAQTVPSAQYTELKKFLDTISGSANAPVVLVR; the protein is encoded by the coding sequence ATGCTAAGTAGGACGCTACTTCCCGTTGCCGCGTTCGCGATCCTCGCACCCGGATTGCTCCAGGCCGCGGACGAGACTCCTGCCTGGCTCAAGGAGTTGAGCACCGTCACGCTGCCAAACTACCCGGCCAAGGTGAACAACGTCGTGCTGCTGAATGAGGAGCATACGGCCATGGCCGAAACAGGCCGCCTCACCACCACCACGCGCACCGCCATCAAAATCCTCAACCCGCAGGGCGGCGATGTCGCGTTCTTCGATTCCTATGATTCCGTCTCCGGCAAAGTGCGCGACTTCCGGGCCTGGATGCTGCCTCCCTCCGGCAAGATCAAAAAGTACGGCAAGGATGAGATCGTCGATGTCGCCTGTGCCGGCAACGACATTTACAATGAGTGCCGCCGCCGTTTTGTCTCCGGCAAACGCGACGCCGAGCCCGGCGCCATCTTCGCCTATGAGTCCGTTATCGAGTATCAGTCCTTCGCGAACCAGATCTCCTTCCACTTCCAGGACGGTACCCCCGTCCGCCTGGCGCGCTTCCGCGTCACCGTGCCCGCCGGCTGGGAGGTCCGGTCCAAGGCTTTCAATGGCGCGCCCAAGGAGACCCTTGCGGACGGAAGCTACACCTGGCACATGGAGAACCTGCCGGCGATGGAACCGGAACCCGCCTCGCCCAGCTTTCTCAGCGTGGCGCCGTGGGTTGGCGTGAACCTGGTTGGTCCCGGCGGCAAACATCCGGTACTCTCCTGGACCGACGCAGCCGGCCTCCTGGCGGAGCTGAACGACGCCCAGTCGGACCCCGGCGAACTCATCACCGCCAAGGCCCGCAGCCTGGTTGAGGGCGCCACCACCGAGATGGACAAGATCCGCGCCATCGGCCGCTTCACCCAGCAGGTCAACTATGTTTCCGTCCAGACCAACCTCGCCAAGGGCGGCGGCTACCGTCCCCACGCGGCGGAGCAGGTCTTCAAGAAACTCTACGGCGACTGCAAGGACAAAGTGAACCTCACACGCGCCATGCTCAGGGCCGTCGGTATCACCTCATACCCCGTGGCCATCTACTCCGGCGACCGGACCCATGTCACCCAGGAGTGGCCGTCCCTGGGCGCCTTCAACCACGCCATCTCCGCGATTCGCGTCGCTCCCGAGACCCGCGAGCCCGCCGTGCTCGAACACCCCAAGCTCGGCCGGCTCCTCTTCTTCGATCCCACCGACCCGTACGTGAAGCCCGGCTTCCTGCCCGACCACGAGCAGGACAGCTTCGCCCTGGTTGGCGCACCCGTTGACGGCGGCCTCGTTCGCGCGCCATCCGCCCCACCTGTCGCGGCCGCGCACGATCGTTTCGTGGAAGCCGTCCTCACCGCCGACGGCGCCATCGAAGGCAAGTTCACCGACAAACGGACCGGCGAGGCCCTGGCTGGGGCCGTCGGCGAATACCGCTCACTCGGCAAAACCGATTACGAGAAACGCATGGAGCGCTGGGTCGGACGCAGCGTTCAGGGCGCCACCTCCTCGGGCCTCGAGGTCGAAGATTCCGCCGGCCAGTTCGTGGTCCGCGGCCGCTTTGCCTCCCCGCACTTCGCCCAGCGGCCACAGCCGCGCATGCTCATCTTCAAGGCCGGGCTCCTGGAGTACGACGACTGGCGCCTGGTCTCGAAAACCCGCAAATACCCCATTGTGGTCGATACCGACGCGCTCAGCGAGACGGTCCGCGTCCAGATTCCGGCCGAGTTCAAGGTCGATGAATTGCCTTCGCCCATCCACATCGACTCGCCCTATGGCAAGTACGAGGCCGCGTGGACCCAGGAAGGCCAGGCCATCCAGTTCCGCCGGACCCTGGAACTGCCCGCCCAAACCGTGCCGTCCGCCCAATACACTGAGCTGAAGAAGTTCCTCGATACCATCAGTGGCTCCGCCAACGCCCCCGTGGTGCTGGTGCGATAG
- a CDS encoding DUF3857 domain-containing protein, with product MNGRASVTSLFVFFFSSLLPAADWRPIDSNELAQKTPKVESGADAEAIFWDIKIEDSLQGGDLQLTMNHYIRIKIFTDRGKEKYATVEIEQSGKRRIIDVAGRTIKANGNIIELKKDSIFDRDLAKTKGFKVRGKAFTMPNVEVGDIIEYRYREIRDNEIASHMRLYLQRELPLWSVTYHLKPLSIPWLPYGMRTLPMNCQVPPFKQEPNGFYAVTLSNMPAFRDERYAPPEDQLRAWMLIYYEEDKKIDAEKYWKTVGREDHTRFKQRMKADGLVKRTAAELVTGVEKPEEKIAVIEKFCRTKVRNLDSRTVHLTAAERKAIKVNESPGDTLEQKAGSGMDINLLFAALANAAGFDARITRLSDRGDTFFNMSLPLTYFLNNFSVAVKVNEQWAFFDPSTPYLDHGMLRWQEELGHALISDPKGGFFVDTPYSEPARSLRSRHGDFKLLPDGSLEGTVRYSYTGHAARGQKSYYEDMTPAQQEEDWKKDIQGRLNTAELADFQMRDVADPYKPFVVEHKVTVPAYATRTGKRILLQPAYFQRNANPIFTDTTRKWDIYFNYGWIEDDEINIDLPEGWELDQPVKPISTNIADVGNYSVEVRKTVDGRRLIYHRKFVWGTNKRIIFPVEAYPKMKQIFDFVQEQDGYTIALKAAGDAK from the coding sequence ATGAACGGTCGCGCATCAGTAACGTCCCTCTTTGTTTTCTTCTTTTCCTCCCTGCTCCCGGCAGCCGACTGGCGCCCCATTGATTCCAATGAGCTCGCGCAAAAAACACCCAAAGTGGAGAGCGGAGCCGACGCGGAAGCCATTTTCTGGGACATCAAGATCGAGGATAGCCTCCAAGGCGGCGACCTCCAGCTCACGATGAACCACTACATCCGGATCAAGATTTTCACGGATCGCGGCAAGGAGAAGTACGCCACCGTTGAGATCGAACAGTCCGGCAAGCGCCGCATCATCGACGTGGCGGGCCGCACCATCAAGGCTAATGGCAACATCATCGAGCTGAAAAAGGACTCCATCTTCGATCGCGACCTCGCCAAAACCAAGGGTTTCAAAGTGCGCGGCAAGGCCTTCACCATGCCGAACGTGGAGGTCGGCGATATCATCGAATACCGGTACCGCGAGATCCGGGATAACGAAATCGCCTCCCACATGCGCCTCTACCTCCAGCGCGAGTTGCCGCTGTGGAGCGTCACTTATCACCTGAAGCCGCTGAGCATTCCCTGGCTCCCTTACGGGATGCGGACCCTGCCGATGAACTGCCAGGTGCCGCCCTTCAAGCAGGAACCGAACGGATTCTACGCCGTCACTCTCAGCAATATGCCCGCCTTCCGCGATGAACGCTATGCCCCGCCAGAAGACCAACTGCGGGCCTGGATGCTCATCTATTACGAGGAAGACAAGAAGATCGATGCGGAAAAGTACTGGAAAACCGTCGGACGCGAGGACCATACCCGTTTCAAACAGCGCATGAAGGCCGATGGCCTGGTCAAACGCACAGCCGCGGAACTGGTCACCGGCGTCGAGAAACCGGAAGAGAAAATCGCCGTCATCGAGAAGTTCTGCCGCACCAAGGTCCGCAATCTGGACAGCCGAACCGTTCATCTCACGGCCGCTGAGCGCAAGGCGATCAAGGTGAACGAATCGCCCGGAGACACGCTGGAGCAGAAGGCTGGCAGCGGCATGGACATCAACCTGCTCTTCGCCGCCCTGGCCAATGCCGCCGGCTTCGACGCGCGCATCACCAGGCTGAGTGACCGCGGTGACACGTTCTTTAATATGAGCCTGCCGCTCACCTACTTCCTGAACAACTTCAGCGTCGCCGTCAAGGTAAACGAGCAATGGGCCTTCTTCGACCCTTCCACCCCCTACCTGGACCACGGCATGCTCCGCTGGCAGGAGGAACTGGGGCACGCGCTCATCTCCGACCCCAAGGGCGGATTCTTCGTCGACACCCCTTACTCTGAGCCAGCCCGCTCGCTGCGCAGCCGCCATGGGGACTTCAAACTGCTCCCCGATGGTTCACTGGAAGGCACCGTCCGCTACAGTTACACGGGCCATGCCGCCCGAGGCCAGAAGAGCTACTACGAGGACATGACTCCCGCGCAGCAGGAGGAGGACTGGAAGAAGGATATCCAGGGCCGGCTCAACACCGCGGAATTGGCGGACTTTCAAATGCGCGACGTGGCTGATCCCTACAAACCATTCGTTGTGGAACACAAGGTCACCGTCCCCGCCTACGCCACCCGCACCGGCAAGCGCATCCTGCTGCAGCCGGCCTACTTCCAGCGCAACGCCAATCCGATCTTCACGGATACAACCCGCAAATGGGACATCTACTTCAACTATGGCTGGATTGAAGACGATGAGATCAATATCGACCTGCCGGAGGGCTGGGAACTCGATCAGCCGGTGAAGCCCATCAGCACCAATATCGCCGACGTCGGCAACTACTCCGTCGAAGTCCGCAAGACCGTCGACGGCCGCCGGTTGATCTACCATCGCAAGTTCGTATGGGGCACCAACAAACGCATCATCTTTCCGGTCGAAGCCTACCCCAAGATGAAGCAGATCTTCGACTTCGTGCAGGAGCAGGACGGCTATACGATTGCCCTGAAGGCGGCCGGCGATGCTAAGTAG
- a CDS encoding helix-turn-helix domain-containing protein has translation MKTRPAGGVRTQMEILEQEIHGSDEARYGHRLHGVLLVARGMSCRQAAALLGDSTRAVRYWVSNFERHGLEGLREGERAGCPPRLSDSQRKMAGQALRAAPATAGVAATRWNGQALSDYLRNKFGVNLGVRQCQRLLPALAGRSKAASTDT, from the coding sequence ATGAAGACGCGGCCAGCCGGCGGAGTCCGGACGCAGATGGAGATTCTGGAGCAGGAGATCCACGGCTCGGACGAAGCCCGGTACGGCCACCGGCTGCATGGGGTGCTGCTGGTGGCGCGCGGCATGAGTTGCCGGCAGGCGGCCGCGCTACTGGGCGATTCCACGCGCGCGGTGCGCTATTGGGTAAGCAACTTTGAGCGGCACGGCCTGGAAGGACTGCGGGAAGGCGAACGCGCAGGCTGCCCGCCGCGTCTGAGCGACAGCCAGCGGAAGATGGCCGGGCAGGCGCTACGCGCGGCTCCGGCGACCGCCGGTGTGGCGGCCACTCGCTGGAACGGGCAGGCATTGTCGGATTACCTGCGAAACAAGTTCGGGGTAAATCTGGGTGTGCGGCAGTGCCAGCGGCTGCTGCCGGCGCTGGCAGGGCGATCCAAAGCCGCGAGCACAGACACATGA